Genomic window ([Empedobacter] haloabium):
ATCGGGCAGCGGCAAGTCGGTCAGCTCGCTGGCCATCATGGGCCTGTTGCCCCGTCACACCACCCTGGTCGATCCGGCCGGCAGCGTGCTGTTCGAGGGGCGCGACGTGCTGCACCTGCCGGACGCCGAACGGCGCGCGCTGTGCGGCAACGATATCGCGATGATCTTCCAGGAGCCGATGTCGTCGCTCAATCCCGTGCTGACGGTGGGCTACCAGATCGGCGAGGTGCTGCGCCGGCACATGGGCATGAGCGCGCGCCAGGCGCGCACGCGGACCTTGGCATTGCTGGAGGAGGTGGGCATTCCCGACCCGGCCGCGAAGATCGACGTCTATCCGGGCCAGATGTCCGGCGGCCAGCAGCAGCGCGTGATGATCGCGATGGCGCTGGCCTGCGAGCCGAAGCTCCTGATCGCGGACGAGCCGACGACGGCGCTGGACGTGACGATCCAGAAGCAGATCATGGAGCTGATCGCCAGCCTGCGGCGCAAGCACCGCATGTCGGTACTCTTCATCACGCACGACCTGGGCCTGGTGGGGGAGATCGCGGACGAGGTGATCGTCATGCGCCATGGCGAGACCCGCGAGGCGGGTCCGGTGCGCCAGATCTTCGGCGCGCCGCGCGACAGCTACACGCAGGCGCTGCTGCATTGCCGGCCGCCGCTGGATGCGCGGCCCTGGCGCCTGCCCGTCATCGCCGACTACCTGGACGGACGCGCCACGGCCGACCAGCGCCAGCGCCAGCGCGGCTACCGCCCGGACGACGACATCGTGCTGGACGTGCGCAACCTGAAGAAGAGCTTCTGGCTGAAGGAGGGCCTGTTCGGCAAGCGCGAATTCCAGGCCGTGAAGGACGTGTCGTTCCAGCTGGCGCGCGGCCGCACGCTGGGCATCGTCGGCGAATCCGGCTCCGGCAAGAGCACGCTCGGACTGACCCTGCTGCGCCTGCACGAGGCCAGCGGCGGCAGCGCCGTGTTCGAGGGGCGCGACCTGCTGGCGCTGTCGAAACGCGACTACCACCCGTACAAGCGGCGCATCCAGATCGTCTTCCAGAACCCGTACGCTTCGTTGAATCCGCGCTTCACCGTCGGCCAGATCCTGCTGGAGCCGATGCGGCTGCACGGCATCGGCGCCGACGAGCGCGAACGGGTGGCGCTGGCGCAGGCGCTGCTGGAACGGGTCGGCCTGCCGCCGGCGGCCTACCAGCGCTATCCGCACGAGTTCTCCGGCGGCCAGCGCCAGCGCATCGCCATCGCGCGCTGCCTGACGATGAAGCCGGAGATCCTCGTCTGCGACGAGTCGGTGTCGGCGCTGGACGTATCCGTGCAGGCGCAGGTGCTG
Coding sequences:
- a CDS encoding ABC transporter ATP-binding protein, with the protein product MSALLEVRDLRIAFRVDKRNTVEAVKGISFTVPRDATVALVGESGSGKSVSSLAIMGLLPRHTTLVDPAGSVLFEGRDVLHLPDAERRALCGNDIAMIFQEPMSSLNPVLTVGYQIGEVLRRHMGMSARQARTRTLALLEEVGIPDPAAKIDVYPGQMSGGQQQRVMIAMALACEPKLLIADEPTTALDVTIQKQIMELIASLRRKHRMSVLFITHDLGLVGEIADEVIVMRHGETREAGPVRQIFGAPRDSYTQALLHCRPPLDARPWRLPVIADYLDGRATADQRQRQRGYRPDDDIVLDVRNLKKSFWLKEGLFGKREFQAVKDVSFQLARGRTLGIVGESGSGKSTLGLTLLRLHEASGGSAVFEGRDLLALSKRDYHPYKRRIQIVFQNPYASLNPRFTVGQILLEPMRLHGIGADERERVALAQALLERVGLPPAAYQRYPHEFSGGQRQRIAIARCLTMKPEILVCDESVSALDVSVQAQVLNLLQELQDEYGLSYIFISHDLAVVRYISDRVLVMNQGEVVEMADADELYRNPRHPYTRSLLGAIPRAPGAGATMAE